A single region of the Lotus japonicus ecotype B-129 chromosome 4, LjGifu_v1.2 genome encodes:
- the LOC130714558 gene encoding DEAD-box ATP-dependent RNA helicase 52C-like, which produces MAWPDPSSTPFTRKPTRPPYIPPHRANDAVFPPPPPNTDPSSFHFSNPNHYASPRPRGRGRGGHFNGRQFPRSDDHPPRHHHNPPPPQQRFPVEVDNNINSNSNPAGDVANFDAYESVPVEASGENVPSPVGSFAETELDEDLKRNIERCKYVKPTPVQRHAIPIVAAGRDLMACAQTGSGKTAAFCFPIISGVLKARSGSGSGSGFSSIPRSDAFVAYPTALILSPTRELSCQIHAEATKFAHQTGVKIVVAYGGASIVKQLQNLEKGVDILVATPGRLVDIIERERVSLSKIKYLALDEADRMLDMGFEQQIRKIVQQMHMPPPGVRQTMLFSATFPTDIQKLAADFLSNYIFLAVGRVGSSTELIVQKIELVQDTDKRNHLANLLCRQRANVDHGKQALTLIFVETKKGADALEIWLSRNGFPAIAIHGDKVQMERERALRSFKRGFTPILVATDVASRGLDIPHVAHVINYDLPRDIADYVHRIGRTGRAGKSGLATAFFSSNKNPPIAKALVEILQEAKQEVPAWLGQFAEGSSSGDRDHGPPRRGRGNFGGRDFRNVTQPAVENYNNYYNTYGNADHYVEPYVTQPDTVYASNNHYDTSYDYNNTNIPNSVYASSNHHYTDPNAEFCGAGRVENGPWGHASVVATGWD; this is translated from the exons ATGGCATGGCCTGATCCTTCTTCCACCCCCTTCACTCGCAAACCAACTCGTCCCCCTTACATTCCTCCTCACCGCGCCAACGACGCCGTtttccctcctcctcctccgaaCACCGATCCTTCCTCCTTCCATTTCTCCAACCCCAACCACTACGCCTCCCCCCGCCCCCGCGGCCGTGGCCGCGGCGGCCACTTCAATGGTCGCCAGTTCCCCCGTTCCGATGACCACCCTCCTCGCCACCATCacaacccaccaccaccacaacaacgGTTCCCGGTCGAAGTGGACAACAACatcaacagcaacagcaacccCGCCGGCGACGTCGCGAATTTCGATGCGTACGAATCGGTCCCCGTCGAGGCCAGCGGCGAGAATGTGCCTTCTCCGGTTGGTTCGTTCGCGGAAACTGAACTCGATGAGGATTTGAAGAGGAATATCGAGCGATGCAAGTACGTGAAGCCCACGCCGGTTCAGCGTCACGCTATACCCATTGTCGCCGCCGGACGCGACCTCATGGCCTGCGCGCAAACCGGGTCTGGTAAAACGGCAGCGTTTTGCTTCCCCATTATATCTGGGGTTTTGAAGGCtcgttctggttctggttctggttctgggTTTTCTTCCATTCCTCGTTCTGATGCCTTCGTTGCATACCCAACTGCTCTCATTCTATCTCCTACTAGGGAGTTATCTTGTCAG ATACATGCTGAAGCAACCAAGTTTGCTCATCAAACTGGAGTGAAGATTGTGGTTGCTTATGGGGGTGCTTCCATTGTTAAGCAG CTTCAAAATTTGGAGAAAGGTGTTGATATCTTGGTTGCTACACCTGGACGCTTGGTGGATATTATTGAGAGAGAAAGGGTTTCATTATCGAAGATTAAGTACCTTGCTTTGGATGAAGCTGATCGCATGTTGGACATGGGTTTTGAGCAGCAAATACGCAAGATTGTGCAGCAGATGCACATGCCTCCTCCAGGTGTTAGACAAACAATGCTTTTCAGTGCTACATTCCCCACTGATATACAG AAGCTGGCTGCGGATTTTCTGTCAAACTACATATTCCTGGCTGTTGGAAGGGTTGGTTCGAGCACTGAACTTATTGTACAAAAAATTGAACTTGTACAAGATACAGACAAACGAAACCATCTTGCTAACCTTCTGTGTCGTCAAAGGGCAAATGTAGACCATGGGAAG CAAGCCCTAACTCTTATCTTTGTTGAAACAAAGAAAGGAGCTGATGCTTTAGAAATTTGGTTGTCCAGAAATGGGTTTCCAGCTATTGCAATACATGGTGATAAAGTTCAAATG GAGCGGGAGCGAGCTTTAAGATCTTTCAAACGTGGTTTCACTCCCATTTTGGTAGCAACTGATGTTGCTTCCCGGGGTTTAGATATACCACATGTGGCTCATGTTATCAACTATGATTTGCCTAGAGACATAGCTGACTATGTACATAGGATTGGTAGAACAGGCCGTGCTGGTAAATCTGGACTAGCCACTGCTTTTTTCAGCAGCAACAAGAACCCTCCTATTGCAAAGGCTCTTGTTGAAATTTTGCAGGAAGCAAAGCAGGAAGTTCCGGCTTGGCTCGGTCAATTTGCCGAGGGCTCATCATCTGGTGATCGTGATCATGGACCTCCGAGGCGAGGCAGAGGCAATTTCGGTGGTCGTGATTTCCGTAATGTCACTCAACCTGCTGTGGAGAATTACAACAACTACTATAATACTTATGGCAATGCTGACCATTATGTGGAGCCTTATGTCACTCAGCCTGATACAGTTTATGCGAGCAATAATCATTATGATACCTCTTATGACTACAACAACACAAACATCCCTAATTCTGTTTATGCAAGCAGTAATCATCATTATACTGATCCTAATGCTGAGTTTTGTGGAGCTGGGAGGGTTGAAAATGGGCCTTGGGGTCATGCATCTGTTGTTGCTACTGGATGGGACTAG